In Gracilibacillus salitolerans, the sequence GGAAAATGGCGAAGTTTTGATTCGTACATTATACGTATCCGTTGATCCCTATATGCGTGGGCGAATGATTGATGCTCCTTCTTATGTAGCACCTTTTGAGTTGAATGCAGTTATTGAAGGTGGAGTAATTGGAGAGGTCGTTGAATCCAAGTCAGATCAATTCCAATCAGGTGATGTAGTTATTGGTGGCTACGGTTGGCAAACATATTACACTGCAAAAGAAAATGAAATTAGAAAGATTGATAAGGATATAGCACCTATTACCACTCACTTAGGTATCTTAGGCATGACTGGCTTAACAGCATACTTCGGACTTCTTGAGATTGGAAAACCAAAAGAAGGTGAAACGGTTGTTATTTCAGGTGCTGCAGGTGCAGTAGGATCAGTCGTAGGCCAAATTGCAAAAATTAAAGGAGCACATGTTGTAGGAATTGCAGGTTCAGATGAAAAAATTCAATATTTAAAAGAAGAATTGCACTTTGATGATGCAATTAATTACAAGACAACTTCTAATCTTGAGAGTGATTTAGCGAAAGCCTGCCCAAACGGGGTAGATATTTACTTTGATAATGTCGGTGGAGAAATATCTGATGCAGTGCATGTACATTTAAACAAATTCGCACGTATGCCAATTTGTGGCGCCATATCAAGTTATAACTTGAAAGGTGAAGATATTGGACCCCGTGTACAAACAACACTTATTAAGAAAAGTGCCTTAATGCAAGGATTCACATTAGGTGACTTCGCAGACCGCTTCCCTGAAGGTACAGTAGCACTTGCGGAGTGGTTACAAGAAGGAAAATTAAATTATCAAGAAACGATCAAAGAAGGTTTCGAAAATATACCAGATGCATTTCTTGATCTATTTAAAGGAAATAATATTGGTAAACTGTTAGTAAAAGTAGCGGAATTACCTCAATAAAAGCTAACGATTATTACTAGTTTATAAATCACCAATTTTCCACCTATCAGTTGAAATTGGATGAAGCTCGTATCGAAAAAAGAAACGCTAATGATTTCATCAGCGTTTCTTACATTGTAGTGTTTATTCATGTATCGAATGCATATGCTGAATTTCTACATTTTCAAAAATAGCTTTACCCCCTTCAGAAAATAGAGTAATGCCCTGATCTTCCTTTAGAGGAAAAACTAAATTGGAATGCGTTATTTTTCCTTCATCAATAAACACTTCCACGCTAGTTTTATCGACAAGTATTTTGAGGTGAGCGTTCTTTTTGTGTTGATCCATAGGTGCTTTACTTTCTACCATATTATTATTATCATTTGGCTGATCGGTAGATTCGCGATTGACATAGGAATACGCCTTCCGAGGGAAAAATCCAATATCGATGTGACGATTCTGATCGTTGGATTCTCTAAGTCTGATTCCGATATTTTCAGCTTCATCCCAACTGATATCAGTTTCTAATTGATATGCATCTCCTACGGTTTCTAGTGTTACCATACCATCTACTTCTACTTCGGGATAACTTTCTGTACTCTCTATGAGTTGATCTAGTTCTTTTTTTGGTTGGGAAGTGAGATAATATTCATCTTGTTCATCTTTT encodes:
- a CDS encoding NADP-dependent oxidoreductase yields the protein MNNKKEQIILTERPTGTPDINTFKLVETDSKQPENGEVLIRTLYVSVDPYMRGRMIDAPSYVAPFELNAVIEGGVIGEVVESKSDQFQSGDVVIGGYGWQTYYTAKENEIRKIDKDIAPITTHLGILGMTGLTAYFGLLEIGKPKEGETVVISGAAGAVGSVVGQIAKIKGAHVVGIAGSDEKIQYLKEELHFDDAINYKTTSNLESDLAKACPNGVDIYFDNVGGEISDAVHVHLNKFARMPICGAISSYNLKGEDIGPRVQTTLIKKSALMQGFTLGDFADRFPEGTVALAEWLQEGKLNYQETIKEGFENIPDAFLDLFKGNNIGKLLVKVAELPQ